The following proteins are co-located in the Granulicella pectinivorans genome:
- a CDS encoding TlyA family RNA methyltransferase produces the protein MKIRLDKLVVDRALAASRERAQALILAGRVLVGEQKIDKPGTPVDSEAEVRLLGSDMRYVSRGGLKLEAALKHWAIDLTGIACLDIGASTGGFTDCMLQHGAASVLAVDTGYGQIAQKLRDDARVSLRERCNARLLASGELVAEANGATFLAMDVSFISATLVLPAVLKAAAPEDITWTGTAVLLVKPQFEAGREAIGKGGIVRSQEARQFAIDRVHDCVLANGGHHTAIIDSPIHGMEGNHEYLLYAKFGENSPKV, from the coding sequence ATGAAGATTCGCCTGGACAAACTCGTAGTGGACCGCGCGCTGGCTGCCTCGCGCGAGAGAGCGCAGGCCCTGATCCTCGCCGGTCGCGTTCTCGTAGGGGAGCAGAAGATCGACAAACCCGGTACTCCGGTTGACTCCGAGGCCGAGGTACGCCTGCTTGGCTCGGACATGCGCTACGTCAGCCGGGGCGGCCTGAAGCTCGAAGCTGCCCTGAAACACTGGGCGATCGACCTTACCGGCATCGCATGCCTCGACATCGGAGCCTCTACCGGCGGCTTTACGGATTGCATGCTCCAGCATGGTGCAGCCTCCGTCCTCGCGGTCGACACCGGCTACGGCCAGATCGCACAGAAGCTCCGTGACGACGCCCGCGTCAGCCTGCGTGAGCGTTGCAACGCCCGTCTGCTCGCGTCGGGTGAGCTCGTCGCAGAGGCTAACGGAGCCACGTTCCTTGCGATGGATGTCTCCTTCATCTCCGCAACGCTGGTTCTTCCTGCGGTTCTCAAGGCCGCCGCTCCTGAGGACATTACGTGGACGGGCACCGCGGTGCTCCTGGTCAAACCCCAGTTCGAGGCAGGCCGAGAAGCGATCGGCAAGGGTGGCATCGTCCGCTCGCAGGAGGCCAGGCAGTTCGCGATCGACCGTGTGCATGATTGCGTGCTCGCCAACGGAGGCCATCACACTGCCATCATCGATTCGCCCATCCACGGCATGGAGGGCAATCATGAATACCTGCTTTACGCTAAATTCGGCGAAAACAGTCCGAAGGTATAG
- a CDS encoding CocE/NonD family hydrolase — protein MTPLCRVALTGLTLTLSSLSGFAQNKPADPTIVGNDIPSSFTPPRRIPYKAPAPVFDYEKRVLMIPMRDGTKLYTVVMIPKGAKNAPIVLTRTCYNAAARAAAHRTTAGNALPGVAPVAGRSAPGVAAQADSPHLIDELGLPDEVFVKDGYIRIYQDVRGKYGSEGVYLMTPPPVGPYNPSGADDTTDAWDTIDWLVKNLPETNGRVGMIGSSYEGFTVVMALLNPHPALKAAIPESPMVDGWMGDDWFHYGAFRQRMLDYFVSQTAVRGAGPHVPHDHHDDYANFLEAGSAGNFARSLGEDQLPYWKTVEAHPAYDGFWQSQALDKLVSAKPLTVPTMWLQGLWDQEDMYGANHAYTLWEAKDTNNDKNFLVMGPWFHSQINREGHVMGPFTWDGDTTEYVREEIFMPFFNQYLVEGAPKANTPPVLIYNTGENRWDKLPKWPLSCDKGCGSTSRPLYLHADGKLSYETHTGGGAKFAEYVSDPAKPIPFLPRTGDVGTWQTWLVQDQRFVDNRPDVLTYVSEPVTTATRVSGVPEVNLYASTSGTDSDWIVKVIDVYPDDATGPTTMAGYELPIALDIFRGRYRKSFEYPEAMKPNEPELVKFDLPNVNHVFQPGHRIMVQVQSTLFPLYDRNPQTFVPNIFDAKPADYQKATQRIWDMPGKASFINLPIVP, from the coding sequence ATGACACCACTCTGCCGCGTAGCCCTTACCGGGCTGACTCTCACGCTCTCCTCGCTTTCCGGATTTGCGCAGAACAAGCCTGCGGATCCGACGATCGTCGGGAACGATATCCCATCCAGCTTCACTCCCCCTAGACGCATTCCGTACAAAGCGCCCGCGCCCGTCTTCGACTACGAGAAGCGCGTACTCATGATCCCGATGCGCGACGGGACGAAGCTCTACACCGTCGTGATGATTCCCAAGGGCGCGAAAAATGCCCCGATCGTCCTGACGCGCACCTGCTACAACGCCGCTGCCCGCGCCGCGGCACACCGCACGACCGCCGGGAACGCGCTTCCAGGGGTCGCCCCCGTTGCAGGACGGAGTGCCCCCGGAGTTGCGGCCCAGGCCGACTCGCCGCACCTGATCGACGAGCTCGGTTTGCCCGATGAGGTGTTCGTGAAGGACGGGTACATTCGGATCTACCAGGATGTGCGTGGCAAATATGGATCGGAGGGCGTGTACCTGATGACACCGCCTCCGGTAGGCCCTTATAACCCCTCCGGCGCGGACGATACCACGGACGCATGGGACACGATCGACTGGCTGGTGAAGAATCTTCCCGAGACCAATGGCAGGGTTGGGATGATTGGCTCGTCGTACGAGGGATTCACCGTCGTGATGGCCCTGTTGAACCCGCATCCGGCGCTGAAGGCTGCGATTCCCGAGAGCCCCATGGTGGATGGATGGATGGGCGACGACTGGTTCCACTACGGCGCATTCCGTCAGCGCATGCTGGACTACTTTGTGAGCCAGACGGCGGTGCGGGGTGCGGGGCCACACGTTCCTCACGATCATCACGACGACTACGCGAACTTCCTGGAGGCAGGATCCGCAGGGAACTTTGCGCGGTCGCTCGGCGAGGATCAGCTTCCCTACTGGAAGACTGTCGAGGCGCATCCGGCTTACGATGGGTTCTGGCAGTCGCAGGCGCTCGACAAGCTGGTCTCCGCCAAGCCGCTCACGGTCCCGACTATGTGGCTGCAGGGGCTGTGGGACCAGGAAGACATGTACGGTGCAAACCATGCCTACACTCTATGGGAGGCGAAGGACACCAACAACGATAAGAACTTCCTCGTGATGGGCCCGTGGTTCCACTCGCAGATCAATCGTGAAGGCCATGTGATGGGCCCCTTCACCTGGGATGGCGATACGACCGAGTATGTCCGCGAAGAGATCTTCATGCCCTTCTTCAACCAGTATCTCGTCGAAGGCGCGCCCAAGGCGAATACGCCACCTGTCTTGATCTATAACACAGGCGAGAACCGTTGGGATAAGCTGCCCAAGTGGCCTCTGAGCTGCGACAAAGGATGCGGCAGCACGTCAAGGCCGCTGTACCTGCATGCAGATGGGAAGCTCTCCTACGAGACGCATACCGGCGGCGGAGCGAAGTTTGCGGAGTACGTCTCCGACCCGGCGAAGCCGATTCCCTTTCTGCCGCGTACCGGGGACGTCGGGACATGGCAGACGTGGCTGGTGCAGGATCAGCGTTTTGTCGACAACCGTCCGGATGTGCTGACGTATGTCTCCGAGCCTGTGACCACTGCGACGCGGGTGAGCGGTGTGCCAGAGGTGAACCTGTATGCCTCGACCAGTGGGACGGATTCGGACTGGATCGTGAAGGTGATCGATGTGTATCCGGATGATGCCACCGGTCCTACGACGATGGCCGGATACGAGCTTCCGATTGCACTGGATATCTTCCGCGGGCGGTATCGCAAGAGCTTCGAGTACCCCGAGGCGATGAAGCCAAATGAGCCGGAGCTGGTGAAGTTCGATCTGCCGAACGTGAACCACGTCTTCCAGCCCGGGCACCGCATCATGGTGCAGGTGCAATCGACGCTGTTCCCGCTGTATGACCGCAACCCGCAAACCTTTGTGCCGAACATCTTCGATGCGAAGCCGGCGGACTACCAGAAGGCAACGCAGCGCATCTGGGACATGCCCGGTAAAGCCAGCTTCATCAACCTGCCGATCGTCCCATAA
- a CDS encoding NAD(+)/NADH kinase, which produces MPLAAIISKPQKPELATIIPELVGWLRERQYQAILDTESSVYIGAEEEGCPRADLPQFKPNLVIVLGGDGTLLSAARAFAHRETPILSVNLGSLGFLTEIPKADLYNTLEAWIAGTAPIDTRAMMCARLIRDGKVIRQWETLNDVVVSKATIARMGDFTVEIDGQLVATFRADGVIISTPTGSTAYNLAANGPIMMPSVDAMVINPICPHLLTLRPIVVPGSVNVAIHIEGVPNQTMLTADGQEAVDLNLGDTVHCCKSQYSVRLLRLHQNGLFNVLRQKLKWGER; this is translated from the coding sequence ATGCCCCTGGCCGCGATCATCTCGAAGCCCCAGAAGCCTGAGCTTGCCACCATCATTCCCGAGCTGGTCGGCTGGCTGAGGGAGCGCCAATACCAGGCGATTCTCGATACAGAGAGCTCGGTCTACATCGGTGCCGAAGAAGAGGGTTGCCCACGCGCCGATCTTCCGCAGTTCAAACCGAATCTCGTCATCGTACTCGGCGGCGACGGAACGCTGCTCTCCGCGGCACGCGCGTTTGCCCACCGCGAGACGCCGATCCTCTCCGTCAACCTCGGCTCGCTCGGCTTCTTGACCGAGATACCCAAGGCCGACCTCTACAACACGCTCGAGGCCTGGATCGCGGGGACCGCACCGATTGACACGCGGGCCATGATGTGTGCCCGCCTTATCCGCGACGGCAAGGTCATCCGCCAGTGGGAGACCCTCAACGACGTTGTCGTCTCCAAGGCCACCATCGCCCGCATGGGCGACTTTACGGTCGAAATCGACGGTCAGCTCGTCGCGACCTTTCGTGCGGATGGCGTCATCATCTCCACCCCGACTGGTTCCACGGCCTACAACCTCGCTGCGAATGGGCCGATCATGATGCCTTCAGTCGACGCGATGGTCATCAACCCTATCTGCCCCCATCTCCTCACGCTGCGCCCCATCGTGGTGCCTGGTAGCGTGAACGTGGCGATCCACATCGAAGGTGTGCCCAACCAGACGATGCTGACTGCGGATGGTCAGGAGGCGGTCGACCTGAACCTCGGCGATACGGTGCACTGCTGCAAGTCGCAATACAGCGTGCGCCTTCTGCGCCTCCATCAGAACGGCCTGTTCAACGTGCTTCGCCAAAAGCTGAAGTGGGGCGAGCGCTAA
- a CDS encoding YncE family protein, which translates to MSVRSIARSTSAPASGSRRRTHLFRSSAAALVAAAVFAVAGCGNTYRPVITAINPVGPAGQPQKYAVAISSTGTSTPGLATIVDFSGDTVLITVPVGKNPQYFNVDAQGFNGYVINGDSSISSFDISNSLLASGVLVSTLLPGANPVSIFPQGSSVYITEPGRNAIGQFTGTPPALKQELGLGVATNPVYVVGYASAQRLYALSQGNGTSPGTASAIDVPSQTITTTVPVGVNPVYGIMTSDFKRAYIMNKGSNTVSVINAQTNTLDNFTGSTGTGTIAVGTAPVWADFATTRSEMVVANQGSGTNNGSVSIISIPLCNASATVTNPNCDATNPVDAAGFGTVLANVPVGVNPIVVAVLADGTRAYVANAGDPSLPCATVPVAGVSTGCSVSVVNLTTNTVTATIPVTGHPSFMALTNGTPTGKVYVTSKDNNTMTIIRTDIDAVSTSVDLQGKGVMVRTTLP; encoded by the coding sequence ATGTCAGTTCGCAGCATAGCCCGCAGCACCTCCGCACCGGCGTCTGGTTCCCGCCGCCGCACGCACCTCTTTCGCAGCTCCGCCGCGGCTCTGGTAGCCGCTGCCGTCTTCGCCGTGGCAGGTTGCGGCAATACGTACCGGCCTGTGATTACGGCGATCAACCCCGTCGGTCCGGCTGGACAACCGCAGAAGTACGCTGTCGCCATCTCGAGCACGGGCACAAGCACGCCCGGTCTGGCGACCATCGTCGACTTCTCCGGCGACACGGTCTTGATCACCGTGCCCGTGGGCAAGAATCCCCAGTACTTCAATGTCGATGCGCAGGGCTTCAATGGCTATGTGATCAACGGTGATTCGTCCATCAGCTCATTCGACATTTCGAACAGCCTACTCGCGAGTGGCGTTCTGGTCAGCACCCTGCTCCCGGGAGCGAATCCCGTCAGCATCTTCCCACAGGGATCCTCCGTCTATATCACGGAGCCAGGGCGGAATGCGATCGGTCAGTTTACCGGTACGCCACCGGCCCTCAAGCAGGAGCTCGGACTGGGTGTGGCGACCAATCCGGTCTATGTCGTGGGATACGCTTCTGCTCAGCGTCTGTACGCGCTCAGTCAGGGCAACGGCACCTCGCCTGGCACGGCTTCGGCTATCGATGTCCCTTCCCAGACCATCACGACGACGGTTCCGGTAGGCGTCAACCCCGTCTATGGCATCATGACCTCCGACTTCAAGCGCGCCTACATCATGAACAAGGGCAGCAATACTGTCTCGGTCATCAACGCGCAGACCAACACGCTCGATAACTTTACGGGTAGCACAGGTACGGGAACCATCGCCGTCGGGACCGCGCCGGTTTGGGCTGACTTCGCCACGACCCGCTCGGAGATGGTGGTTGCGAACCAGGGGAGCGGCACCAACAACGGCTCCGTTTCCATCATCAGCATCCCTCTTTGCAACGCCTCCGCGACGGTGACGAACCCAAACTGCGATGCCACCAACCCTGTGGACGCTGCCGGTTTCGGCACGGTGCTGGCGAATGTTCCAGTGGGTGTCAATCCCATCGTGGTCGCTGTCCTGGCTGACGGAACCCGGGCCTATGTGGCCAATGCCGGCGATCCGAGCCTGCCTTGTGCCACGGTGCCGGTAGCAGGCGTCTCGACCGGATGCTCGGTGTCGGTTGTCAATCTGACAACGAACACCGTGACTGCTACGATTCCCGTCACGGGCCACCCGAGCTTCATGGCTTTGACCAACGGCACGCCGACGGGTAAGGTCTACGTCACGTCGAAGGACAACAACACGATGACCATCATCCGTACCGATATCGATGCCGTGTCGACCTCGGTCGATCTGCAGGGCAAGGGCGTGATGGTTCGGACGACGCTGCCGTAA
- a CDS encoding YdcF family protein has product MGWGAWLIAEIHKTATEDQARAADAIVVFGAAEYSGRPSPVLHARLDHAVSLYNKQIAPVIITLGGGGDKDSGRSEGGVARDYLLANGVPYDKIIAETRSFDTEQQVARLAVIARANGLQRLVVVSDGTHLFRIRYLCEEQGLDVYTSPRPLYGNISDQDLSRRYFHEMVSYTSLRMHLHASWLRLWLAGKAN; this is encoded by the coding sequence TTGGGTTGGGGGGCTTGGCTCATCGCCGAGATTCACAAGACGGCCACCGAGGATCAGGCGCGCGCTGCGGATGCGATTGTCGTCTTCGGAGCCGCGGAGTATTCCGGACGGCCCTCCCCAGTGCTGCATGCACGGCTGGACCACGCGGTCAGCCTCTACAACAAGCAGATTGCGCCGGTCATCATCACGCTGGGCGGCGGCGGCGATAAGGATTCGGGGCGGTCGGAAGGGGGCGTGGCGCGGGATTATCTGCTGGCCAACGGGGTCCCCTACGACAAGATCATCGCCGAAACGAGATCCTTCGATACGGAACAGCAGGTGGCCCGTCTCGCCGTCATCGCCCGGGCGAACGGCCTGCAGCGGCTTGTGGTGGTGTCGGATGGGACACACCTCTTCCGCATCCGCTATCTCTGTGAGGAGCAGGGGCTCGACGTCTATACCTCCCCGCGGCCTCTCTATGGCAATATCTCCGACCAGGATCTCTCGCGAAGGTATTTTCACGAGATGGTGAGCTACACCAGCCTGAGAATGCATCTGCACGCAAGTTGGTTGAGGCTCTGGCTGGCGGGCAAGGCCAACTAG
- a CDS encoding L-threonylcarbamoyladenylate synthase has translation MTAETLRIHPDEPEAEHIDSVVRALNAGQLVALPTDTFYGLAVDPVNLRAVDRIYELKSRARHKPLSLLIADVTQANELARGLDSAFDRLAEKFWPGPLTLIVKAGSKLPLRVTANTGNVALRVPEAAIARAVVERLGLPITATSANLHGHPECTYANCVRDQIGDRLDLIVDGGPTARAVPTTIVDLSGGGSSWMILREGAIPTHEIALTLQR, from the coding sequence TTGACGGCCGAGACCCTTCGTATCCACCCCGACGAACCTGAAGCGGAACATATTGACAGTGTGGTGCGTGCGCTGAACGCGGGCCAACTGGTCGCGCTACCTACCGATACCTTCTACGGTCTAGCGGTGGATCCGGTTAACCTGCGTGCGGTGGACCGAATCTATGAGCTCAAGTCCAGAGCGAGGCACAAGCCGCTGTCTCTTCTGATCGCGGACGTGACGCAGGCGAACGAACTGGCGCGCGGGCTGGATTCGGCCTTCGACCGGCTCGCGGAGAAGTTCTGGCCGGGACCCCTTACCTTGATCGTGAAGGCCGGCTCCAAGCTTCCGTTGCGAGTCACGGCGAATACCGGCAACGTAGCGCTGCGTGTCCCGGAGGCGGCAATTGCCCGCGCAGTTGTAGAGCGGCTTGGTCTCCCCATTACAGCAACCTCGGCCAATCTCCATGGGCATCCAGAATGCACCTATGCCAATTGTGTCCGCGACCAGATCGGCGACCGCCTCGATCTTATCGTCGATGGGGGACCAACTGCCCGCGCCGTGCCGACCACCATTGTCGATCTCTCGGGCGGAGGCTCTTCATGGATGATTCTGCGCGAGGGTGCCATTCCAACCCATGAGATTGCCCTGACGCTACAGCGATAA
- a CDS encoding cytochrome c oxidase subunit I, producing the protein MTTTTVVLPATKAPSNYLNESHGLASWLLTKDHKRIALLYLIGVTFFFGVGGLLAFALRLELLTPASDLMALDTYNKVFTMHGIVMVFFVLIPAIPAILGNFLIPLMLGARDLAFPRINLLSWYCYVIAGMLLLYTVIAGGVDTGWTFTTPLSTRFVNTNVISAGLAAFVAGFSSIFTGLNFIVTIHRMRAPGLTWFRLPLFVWAHYSASIVMVLATPVVAIAIVLVALERLVGIGVFDPAIGGDPLLFQHLFWFYSHPAVYIMLLPSMGVISEIIACFTRKRIFGYSAVAFSSVAIAVFGFFVWEHHMFIMGVSQYSALVFSLLTMLVAVPSAIKVFNWTSTLYKGSISFEAPMIYAFCFLGLFVIGGCTGVFLGTVGMDVHLTETYFIVAHFHFVMVGSVIMGYLGGLHFWWPKITGRMYPEAPAKVAALLIFVGFFFTFGPQFILGYLGMPRRYAVYPPEWQVLNIFSTAGATVMGFGYLLTMVYLGWSLFYGPVAGANPWRAYGLEWQTTSPPPTENFAQVPMVTQEAYDYASMDR; encoded by the coding sequence ATGACGACGACCACGGTGGTTCTGCCTGCGACCAAAGCCCCAAGCAACTACCTGAACGAGAGCCATGGCCTTGCGAGTTGGCTGCTGACGAAAGACCACAAGCGGATTGCGCTGTTGTACCTGATCGGCGTTACCTTTTTCTTCGGAGTTGGCGGTCTGCTTGCGTTTGCGCTACGGCTGGAGCTGTTGACGCCAGCCTCGGACCTGATGGCGCTCGATACGTACAACAAGGTCTTCACCATGCATGGCATCGTGATGGTCTTCTTTGTGCTGATCCCCGCGATTCCTGCGATCCTGGGTAACTTTCTGATCCCGCTGATGCTGGGTGCGAGGGATCTTGCGTTTCCGCGCATCAATCTGTTGAGCTGGTACTGCTATGTGATCGCTGGCATGTTGCTGCTGTATACCGTGATCGCGGGTGGCGTGGATACAGGATGGACATTTACGACGCCGCTGAGCACGCGCTTTGTGAATACGAACGTGATCTCGGCTGGGCTTGCGGCGTTTGTGGCGGGGTTCTCTTCGATCTTTACCGGACTGAACTTCATCGTGACGATCCACAGGATGCGGGCTCCAGGGCTTACGTGGTTCCGGTTGCCGCTCTTCGTCTGGGCGCACTACTCGGCTTCGATCGTGATGGTGTTGGCTACGCCGGTGGTGGCGATTGCAATTGTGCTGGTTGCGCTGGAGAGGCTGGTCGGCATTGGGGTGTTCGATCCTGCGATAGGCGGCGATCCGCTGCTGTTTCAGCATCTGTTTTGGTTTTATTCGCACCCGGCCGTGTACATCATGCTTCTGCCTTCGATGGGCGTTATCTCCGAGATCATCGCGTGCTTCACACGGAAACGTATCTTCGGGTATTCGGCGGTTGCGTTCTCCTCGGTGGCTATCGCTGTGTTCGGGTTCTTCGTATGGGAACACCATATGTTCATCATGGGTGTCAGCCAGTACTCGGCGCTGGTGTTTTCCCTGCTGACGATGCTGGTTGCAGTGCCCTCGGCGATCAAGGTCTTCAACTGGACCTCGACGCTTTACAAGGGGTCCATCAGCTTTGAGGCGCCGATGATCTATGCCTTCTGCTTCCTGGGGCTGTTCGTCATCGGGGGATGCACAGGCGTGTTTCTTGGGACGGTGGGGATGGATGTTCACCTGACCGAGACGTACTTCATCGTGGCCCACTTTCACTTCGTGATGGTGGGCTCGGTGATCATGGGATATCTGGGCGGACTGCACTTCTGGTGGCCAAAGATCACGGGACGCATGTATCCGGAGGCTCCGGCGAAGGTTGCCGCACTGCTTATTTTCGTCGGTTTCTTCTTTACCTTTGGTCCGCAGTTCATCCTGGGCTACCTGGGCATGCCGCGCCGGTATGCGGTGTATCCGCCGGAGTGGCAGGTGCTGAATATCTTCTCGACCGCTGGCGCGACGGTGATGGGATTCGGATATCTGCTGACGATGGTTTATCTTGGCTGGTCGCTCTTCTACGGACCGGTCGCCGGGGCGAATCCGTGGCGGGCGTATGGCCTGGAATGGCAGACGACATCGCCTCCACCGACGGAGAACTTCGCTCAGGTTCCCATGGTGACGCAGGAGGCGTACGACTACGCGTCGATGGACAGGTAG
- a CDS encoding DUF92 domain-containing protein — translation MTLGMGLLLTAFIGLRFFTLVGIQRPPVWFFWALAFSTAFSLLVWRLRSATPAAAALGGVLCLNLLSRQYYEVSWTRTAFPELALLFFLTFAATRYGRLHKEAKGLTDRRGRSGRQVSQVMANLGVAGFFAMQHETGFFAAGLAALAEATADTVSSELGQVFGGRTILITSGKSVPPGTNGAVSMAGTLCGVLAAALIAGLATALGAIDARVAVLVFVCGVSGLLFDSLLGATVERWGWIGNDLVNFASTCLAAYLMIRFFHILEPPQAFW, via the coding sequence ATGACGCTGGGAATGGGGCTGCTTCTCACGGCTTTTATTGGACTCCGTTTCTTCACGCTCGTTGGCATCCAAAGGCCACCTGTCTGGTTTTTTTGGGCTCTGGCCTTCAGTACGGCTTTTTCGCTGCTTGTCTGGAGGCTTCGTTCGGCGACTCCGGCGGCGGCGGCGCTCGGCGGCGTGCTCTGCCTTAACCTACTTTCGCGGCAGTATTACGAGGTTTCGTGGACACGGACGGCCTTCCCTGAGCTGGCGCTGCTCTTTTTCCTTACCTTTGCCGCTACCCGCTACGGACGCCTGCATAAGGAAGCGAAAGGCCTGACCGACCGGCGCGGACGGAGTGGCCGGCAGGTTTCGCAGGTGATGGCAAACCTCGGGGTTGCCGGTTTCTTTGCGATGCAGCACGAAACCGGATTCTTCGCCGCGGGTTTGGCCGCACTCGCCGAAGCGACCGCCGACACGGTTTCCTCCGAGCTGGGGCAGGTCTTCGGTGGCCGCACAATTCTGATAACGAGTGGGAAATCTGTCCCACCGGGCACGAATGGTGCCGTCAGCATGGCCGGAACGCTCTGCGGGGTGCTTGCCGCGGCGCTGATCGCTGGGCTGGCAACCGCGCTCGGGGCTATCGATGCTCGCGTGGCCGTGCTCGTCTTCGTCTGCGGGGTCTCGGGACTACTCTTCGACAGCCTGCTGGGCGCGACGGTAGAGCGCTGGGGCTGGATCGGGAACGATCTGGTCAACTTCGCCTCGACCTGCCTTGCCGCCTACCTGATGATCAGATTCTTCCACATCCTCGAGCCTCCGCAGGCATTCTGGTAG
- a CDS encoding sigma-70 family RNA polymerase sigma factor — MQGLPDASTRDDASLLALVQRGDEQAMASLFDRYSKVVYSVALRVLRDPASAEDILQEIFMQVWRHPESFIATRGSLGGWLAVVSRNRSIDQLRRKKPTDSVDDVALASPYNLADEAERNNMMERARAVIHLLPKEQRKTLEMAFFDGLTHSEIAEMTGDPLGTVKTRIRSALLSLRKAFQA; from the coding sequence ATGCAGGGTTTGCCGGACGCCTCGACGAGGGATGATGCCTCGCTTCTGGCGCTTGTGCAACGCGGCGACGAACAGGCGATGGCATCGCTGTTCGACCGTTACTCGAAGGTCGTTTACTCGGTCGCACTGCGTGTGCTGCGCGACCCCGCTTCGGCCGAAGACATCCTTCAGGAAATCTTTATGCAGGTTTGGAGACATCCCGAGAGCTTTATCGCAACCAGGGGCAGCCTGGGCGGATGGCTGGCGGTAGTCTCCAGAAATCGGTCAATCGATCAGCTCCGGCGTAAGAAGCCGACCGATTCGGTGGATGACGTGGCCCTTGCCTCACCATACAATCTTGCCGACGAAGCCGAGCGCAACAATATGATGGAACGAGCGCGAGCCGTAATCCATCTTCTGCCAAAAGAGCAGCGCAAGACCTTGGAGATGGCGTTCTTCGATGGTTTAACTCACTCGGAGATCGCCGAGATGACCGGAGATCCGCTAGGAACCGTCAAGACCAGAATCCGCAGCGCGCTGCTGTCGCTGAGAAAGGCCTTCCAAGCATGA
- a CDS encoding anti-sigma factor, with product MSNSRHIEPEDLLLYAMQLLSADEAANVELHLKHSPQLREELAKLQGDLATYAYTAEMHSPPAMARTRFIKRVSRERKPVPMLRPIVPPLQLPQAAQQAAQVASDSAGDTTASIGAYQRSSGGAQLFSFEKEVEKRSLMSRVVPWVGWAAAAALAVSTMQLYRQGEDLKSEIALDKSQIDQVSAEAASDRALRDALNDQGAMKVALRKPLAPVTPTGRTTYSAERGVLIFTATGLDPIDTFKVYELWIIPTNGGAPIPAGTFHPDAQGYANFALTNLPKGIEAKAFGITIENQGGAKTPTMPILMLGS from the coding sequence ATGAGCAACTCGCGACATATCGAACCGGAAGACCTTCTTCTCTACGCCATGCAGTTGCTGAGCGCTGACGAGGCTGCGAACGTCGAGCTTCATCTGAAGCACAGTCCTCAGCTTCGGGAAGAGTTGGCAAAGCTGCAGGGAGACCTGGCGACCTACGCTTATACCGCGGAGATGCATTCGCCGCCAGCAATGGCCCGTACCCGTTTCATCAAGCGCGTGAGCCGCGAGCGAAAGCCCGTGCCGATGCTTCGGCCTATCGTGCCCCCGCTGCAACTGCCACAGGCCGCTCAGCAGGCTGCGCAGGTAGCCTCAGACTCCGCTGGCGATACCACGGCATCCATTGGCGCGTACCAGCGCTCCAGCGGAGGAGCTCAGCTCTTCTCCTTTGAAAAAGAAGTCGAAAAGCGAAGCCTGATGTCGCGCGTAGTGCCCTGGGTCGGCTGGGCCGCCGCGGCTGCGCTCGCCGTCTCCACGATGCAGCTTTACCGCCAGGGCGAAGACCTGAAGAGCGAAATTGCTCTCGACAAGTCGCAGATCGACCAAGTGAGTGCGGAAGCCGCGTCGGATCGCGCCCTCAGAGATGCATTGAACGACCAGGGCGCGATGAAGGTTGCTCTGCGCAAGCCTCTTGCCCCAGTGACACCTACGGGCCGCACAACGTATTCGGCGGAACGCGGCGTACTGATCTTTACCGCGACCGGTCTCGATCCGATCGATACCTTCAAAGTCTACGAGCTTTGGATCATCCCGACCAACGGAGGCGCTCCAATCCCAGCCGGCACCTTCCACCCGGACGCCCAGGGTTACGCCAACTTTGCATTGACCAATTTGCCTAAGGGAATCGAAGCCAAGGCCTTCGGCATCACCATCGAGAACCAGGGCGGTGCAAAGACTCCAACCATGCCAATCCTGATGCTTGGCTCCTAA